From a region of the Fibrobacter sp. UWR4 genome:
- the pheS gene encoding phenylalanine--tRNA ligase subunit alpha has translation MSEAINNVKQAFDAELAQTDLTNQEAVNNLRVKYLGKKGLVTDLMKQMGTLPPEEKPAFGKLVNELKVAVSEEIEKAIATANEAALQKKLSSGSVDVSLPGAGIPAGSTHPLYDVREEIIDFFSQMGFEVDFGRDIETDWYNFEALNTPPDHPSRDMQDTFYVDDKVMLRTHTSGTQIHYMETHKPPFRMIAPGHVFRVDNDATHAPMFQQCEGLVVDENISFADLKGVLQVFMNKLFGEGVKTRFRPSFFPFTEPSAEMDVSCVFCGGEGCRRCKGTGWMEIGGCGSVDPNVFKNCGIDGEKYTGFAFGFGLDRIAMLRHAIPEIGLLTGNDQRFLDQF, from the coding sequence ATGAGTGAAGCTATTAATAACGTAAAACAGGCATTTGACGCAGAACTTGCGCAAACTGACCTTACTAATCAAGAAGCCGTTAACAACCTCCGTGTGAAGTACCTGGGCAAGAAGGGTCTCGTTACCGACCTGATGAAGCAGATGGGTACTCTTCCTCCGGAAGAAAAGCCGGCTTTCGGCAAGCTCGTCAACGAACTTAAGGTGGCCGTCTCCGAAGAAATCGAAAAGGCCATTGCTACCGCCAACGAAGCCGCCCTCCAGAAGAAACTTTCCAGCGGCAGCGTAGACGTAAGCCTCCCTGGCGCAGGTATCCCCGCCGGTTCAACTCACCCGCTGTACGACGTCCGTGAAGAAATCATCGACTTCTTTAGCCAGATGGGCTTTGAAGTGGACTTCGGTCGCGACATCGAAACCGACTGGTACAACTTCGAAGCACTGAACACTCCTCCCGACCACCCGTCCCGCGACATGCAGGACACCTTCTACGTGGACGATAAGGTGATGCTCCGTACCCACACCAGTGGTACCCAAATCCATTACATGGAAACCCACAAGCCGCCTTTCCGCATGATCGCTCCGGGTCACGTGTTCCGCGTTGATAACGACGCCACCCACGCTCCCATGTTCCAGCAGTGCGAAGGTCTGGTGGTGGACGAAAACATTTCCTTTGCTGACCTGAAGGGAGTCCTCCAGGTGTTCATGAACAAGCTCTTTGGTGAAGGCGTCAAGACCCGTTTCCGCCCCAGCTTCTTCCCCTTCACGGAACCTTCCGCTGAAATGGACGTAAGCTGCGTGTTCTGCGGCGGTGAAGGTTGCCGTCGCTGCAAGGGCACCGGCTGGATGGAAATCGGCGGCTGCGGCTCCGTGGACCCCAACGTGTTCAAGAACTGCGGTATCGACGGTGAAAAGTACACCGGCTTTGCATTCGGCTTCGGTCTGGACCGTATCGCCATGCTCCGCCACGCTATTCCCGAAATCGGTCTCCTGACCGGCAACGACCAGCGTTTCCTGGATCAGTTCTAA